A single region of the Bacteroides luhongzhouii genome encodes:
- a CDS encoding M13 family metallopeptidase: MKVTKYLPILAVCLMTTGCNSKKEVVLTSGIDLANLDTTAMPGTSFYQYACGGWVKDHPLTDEYSRFGTFDMLRENSREQLKALIAELAAKKDNAPGSAAQKVGDLYNIAMDSVKLNQEGVAPIKAELAAIDALKDKGEIYAYIAESQKKGIRPYFTMFVSADDMNSSMNIVQTYQGGIGMGQRDYYLENDEQTKNIRNKYQEHIAKMFQLAGYDEATAQKAVKAVMNIETRLAKAARSQVELRDPHANYNKMDMATLKKNFPTFDWDTYFTVSGLKDLKEVNIGQPAAMKEVADVINTVSLDDQKLYLQWGLIDAAASYLSDAFEAQNFDFYSRTMSGKKEMQPRWKRSVSTVDGVLGEVVGQMYVEKYFPAAAKERMVTLVKNLQTSLGERIKGLEWMSEPTKEKALEKLATFHVKIGYPDKWKDYSALEIKNDSYWANIERANEWDYNEMIAKAGKPVDKDEWLMTPQTVNAYYNPTTNEICFPAAILQPPFFDMNADDAMNYGAIGVVIGHEMTHGFDDQGRQYDKDGNLKDWWTEEDAKKFEERAQVMVNFFDSIEVAPGVHANGNLTLGENIADHGGLQVSFQAFKKATEAAPLEVVDGFTPEQRFFLAYANVWAGNIRPEEILRLTKLDPHSLGKWRVDGALPHIQNWYEAFKITEQDPMFVSKEKRVSIW; the protein is encoded by the coding sequence ATGAAAGTAACCAAGTATTTACCAATTCTTGCCGTATGCCTTATGACAACAGGATGTAACAGTAAGAAAGAGGTCGTGCTGACGTCCGGTATCGACCTTGCTAATCTGGATACCACGGCTATGCCGGGTACAAGTTTTTATCAATATGCCTGTGGAGGTTGGGTGAAAGATCATCCGCTGACAGACGAGTATTCACGTTTCGGTACATTCGATATGTTGCGCGAAAACAGTCGTGAACAACTGAAAGCATTGATTGCCGAATTGGCAGCGAAGAAAGATAACGCACCGGGTAGTGCTGCCCAGAAAGTAGGCGATCTTTATAATATCGCAATGGATAGCGTGAAGTTGAATCAGGAAGGTGTAGCTCCGATCAAAGCCGAACTGGCAGCCATTGACGCTCTCAAGGATAAAGGAGAAATCTATGCATATATCGCAGAGAGCCAGAAGAAAGGGATCCGTCCTTACTTCACCATGTTCGTAAGTGCGGATGATATGAACAGTTCCATGAATATCGTACAGACTTATCAAGGTGGTATCGGAATGGGACAACGTGACTATTATCTGGAGAATGACGAGCAGACTAAAAATATCCGTAATAAATATCAGGAACATATCGCCAAAATGTTCCAGTTGGCAGGTTATGATGAGGCTACTGCACAGAAAGCTGTGAAAGCAGTGATGAACATCGAAACTCGTCTGGCGAAAGCCGCTCGTTCACAAGTGGAATTGCGTGATCCTCATGCTAATTATAACAAGATGGACATGGCAACGCTGAAAAAGAACTTCCCTACTTTTGACTGGGATACTTATTTCACCGTTTCCGGTTTGAAAGATTTGAAAGAAGTGAATATAGGTCAGCCTGCTGCCATGAAGGAAGTAGCCGATGTGATAAACACCGTATCACTGGACGATCAGAAACTGTATCTCCAATGGGGATTGATAGATGCTGCCGCTTCTTATCTAAGCGATGCATTTGAAGCACAAAACTTCGACTTCTACAGCAGAACAATGTCTGGTAAGAAAGAAATGCAACCTCGCTGGAAACGTTCCGTGAGCACCGTAGATGGTGTACTTGGCGAAGTGGTAGGACAGATGTACGTAGAGAAGTACTTCCCGGCTGCAGCCAAAGAACGTATGGTTACACTGGTGAAGAACCTGCAAACTTCTTTGGGAGAACGTATCAAAGGTTTGGAATGGATGAGTGAACCTACCAAGGAAAAAGCATTGGAGAAACTGGCAACTTTCCATGTAAAAATCGGTTATCCTGATAAATGGAAAGATTACTCCGCATTGGAGATCAAAAATGATTCTTACTGGGCAAATATCGAACGTGCCAACGAGTGGGATTACAACGAAATGATTGCTAAAGCCGGCAAACCAGTAGACAAGGATGAATGGTTGATGACTCCTCAAACAGTGAACGCTTATTATAACCCGACTACTAATGAAATCTGTTTCCCGGCAGCTATCCTGCAACCTCCGTTCTTCGATATGAATGCGGACGATGCTATGAATTACGGTGCAATCGGTGTGGTTATCGGCCATGAGATGACTCATGGATTTGACGATCAGGGACGTCAATATGACAAAGACGGAAATCTGAAAGACTGGTGGACAGAAGAAGATGCTAAAAAGTTCGAAGAACGTGCACAGGTGATGGTGAACTTCTTTGACAGCATTGAAGTGGCTCCGGGCGTACACGCAAACGGTAATTTGACACTGGGAGAGAACATTGCCGACCACGGAGGTTTGCAAGTTTCTTTCCAAGCTTTCAAGAAAGCAACAGAAGCCGCACCGTTGGAAGTTGTCGATGGATTTACTCCGGAACAACGTTTCTTCCTGGCTTATGCTAATGTGTGGGCAGGAAATATCCGTCCGGAAGAAATTCTCCGATTAACCAAACTTGATCCTCATTCATTAGGAAAATGGCGTGTGGACGGTGCTCTTCCTCATATCCAGAATTGGTATGAAGCATTCAAAATCACTGAGCAGGATCCGATGTTCGTATCTAAAGAAAAACGAGTGTCTATATGGTAA
- a CDS encoding rod shape-determining protein, protein MGLFSFTQEIAMDLGTANTIIITNGKIVVDEPSVVALDRRTEKMIAVGEKAKLMHEKTHENIRTIRPLRDGVIADFYACEQMMRGLIKQVNTRNHLFSPSLRMVIGVPSGSTEVELRAVRDSAEHAGGRDVYLIFEPMAAAIGIGIDVEAPEGNMIVDIGGGSTEIAVISLGGIVSNNSIRTAGDDLTEDIREYMSRQHNVKVSERMAERIKINVGAALTELGDDAPEDYIVHGPNRITALPMEVPVCYQEVAHCLEKSISKIETAILSALENTPPELYADIVHNGIYLSGGGALLRGLDKRLTDKINIPFHIAEDPLHAVAKGTGVALKNVDRFSFLMR, encoded by the coding sequence ATGGGATTATTTTCTTTTACACAAGAGATAGCAATGGACTTGGGCACAGCCAATACTATCATTATCACGAACGGAAAAATCGTGGTGGATGAGCCTTCGGTTGTAGCTCTGGATCGCCGTACAGAAAAGATGATTGCCGTGGGGGAAAAGGCGAAGTTGATGCATGAAAAAACCCACGAAAACATACGTACTATCCGTCCGTTGAGAGACGGAGTGATTGCCGACTTCTATGCTTGCGAGCAGATGATGCGCGGTTTGATAAAGCAGGTGAATACTCGCAACCATTTGTTTTCACCTTCTCTTCGCATGGTGATTGGCGTTCCTTCGGGAAGTACGGAAGTCGAACTCCGTGCTGTCCGTGACTCTGCGGAACATGCCGGCGGCCGTGATGTTTATTTGATTTTCGAACCGATGGCTGCGGCAATCGGTATCGGCATCGACGTAGAAGCTCCGGAAGGGAACATGATTGTCGATATAGGTGGTGGGTCTACGGAAATTGCCGTTATCTCTTTGGGAGGTATCGTTTCTAACAACTCCATCCGTACAGCCGGTGATGACCTGACAGAGGATATTCGCGAATATATGAGCCGTCAGCACAATGTGAAAGTCAGCGAGCGTATGGCGGAACGTATCAAAATCAATGTAGGCGCTGCTTTAACCGAACTGGGTGATGATGCTCCGGAAGATTATATCGTTCACGGGCCGAACCGTATCACAGCTCTTCCGATGGAAGTGCCTGTATGCTATCAGGAAGTAGCTCACTGTTTGGAGAAATCAATTTCAAAGATCGAAACGGCTATCTTGAGTGCATTGGAAAATACACCTCCTGAACTGTATGCTGATATTGTGCACAATGGTATCTATCTCTCCGGAGGTGGTGCATTGCTTCGTGGACTGGATAAGAGATTGACCGATAAGATCAATATTCCTTTCCATATTGCGGAAGATCCTTTGCATGCAGTTGCCAAAGGTACAGGGGTGGCATTGAAGAACGTAGACCGTTTCTCTTTCTTAATGAGATAA
- the mreC gene encoding rod shape-determining protein MreC: protein MRNLLNFLLKYNYWFLFILLEVASFVLLFRFNRYQQSAFFTSANTVVGAVYEVSGGISSYFHLKSVNEDLLDRNMVLEQQITNLEKALREHQLDSMTINSIRQVPQADYQLFKAHVIKNSLNLVDNYITLDKGSSSGIRSEMGVVDGNGIVGIVYEVSPSYSVVISVLNSKSNISCKIVGSDYFGYLKWEHGDSRYAYLKDLPRHAEFNLGDTVVTSGFSTVFPEGIMVGTVDDMSDSNDGLSYLLKIKLATDFGKLSDVRVVARTGQKEQKKLENKVMKE from the coding sequence ATGAGGAATTTATTAAACTTCCTTCTGAAATACAATTACTGGTTCCTCTTCATCTTATTGGAGGTAGCCAGTTTTGTTTTGTTATTTCGGTTCAACCGTTATCAGCAGAGTGCATTCTTCACTTCTGCCAATACGGTGGTGGGGGCGGTTTATGAAGTTTCGGGAGGGATTTCCTCTTATTTTCATCTGAAATCAGTCAACGAAGATCTGTTGGATCGCAACATGGTGCTCGAACAACAGATCACTAATCTGGAAAAAGCATTGAGAGAGCATCAGCTTGATTCTATGACAATCAACAGCATTCGGCAGGTGCCTCAGGCGGATTATCAGTTGTTTAAAGCGCATGTGATAAAGAACAGTTTGAATCTGGTTGATAATTATATCACGCTTGATAAAGGTTCCTCTTCCGGTATTCGCTCTGAAATGGGAGTGGTGGATGGTAATGGAATTGTAGGAATTGTTTATGAGGTATCCCCTTCCTATTCGGTGGTGATTTCGGTATTGAATAGCAAATCGAATATCAGTTGCAAGATTGTCGGGAGTGATTATTTCGGTTACCTGAAGTGGGAACATGGAGATTCGCGCTATGCTTATCTGAAAGACCTGCCTCGTCATGCAGAGTTTAATTTGGGAGATACAGTAGTTACCAGTGGTTTTTCCACCGTCTTTCCCGAAGGTATAATGGTGGGGACGGTAGATGATATGTCCGACTCTAATGATGGACTCTCATACCTGTTGAAAATTAAGCTGGCTACTGATTTCGGTAAGTTGAGTGACGTTCGGGTGGTAGCCCGGACAGGCCAGAAAGAACAGAAGAAACTTGAAAACAAGGTGATGAAAGAATGA
- the purH gene encoding bifunctional phosphoribosylaminoimidazolecarboxamide formyltransferase/IMP cyclohydrolase, whose product MSESKRIKTALVSVYHKEGLDEIITKLHEEGVEFLSTGGTRQFIESLGYPCKAVEDLTTYPSILGGRVKTLHPKIFGGILCRRGLEQDMQQIEKYEIPEIDLVIVDLYPFEATVASGASEADIIEKIDIGGISLIRAAAKNYNDVIIVASQAQYKPLLDMLMEHGATSSLEERRWMAKEAFAVSSHYDSAIFNYFDAGEGSAFRCSVNSQKQLRYGENPHQKGYFYGNLEAMFDQIHGKEISYNNLLDINAAVDLIDEFDDLTFAILKHNNACGLASRATVLEAWKDALAGDPVSAFGGVLITNGVIDKEAAEEINKIFFEVIIAPDYDVDALEILGQKKNRIILVRKEAKLPKKQFRALLNGVLVQDKDTNIETVADLKTVTDKAPTPEEVEDMLFANKIVKNSKSNAIVLAKDKQLLASGVGQTSRVDALKQAIEKAKSFGFDLNGAVMASDAFFPFPDCVEIADQEGITAVIQPGGSVKDDLSFAYCNEHGMAMVTTGIRHFKH is encoded by the coding sequence ATGTCAGAGTCTAAAAGAATAAAAACTGCATTGGTATCTGTATACCATAAAGAAGGTTTGGATGAAATTATTACCAAACTTCACGAAGAGGGAGTAGAGTTTTTGTCAACAGGCGGAACTCGTCAGTTTATTGAATCATTGGGATATCCTTGCAAGGCAGTGGAAGATTTGACCACTTATCCTTCTATTCTCGGTGGTAGAGTAAAGACATTACATCCGAAAATTTTCGGAGGTATTCTTTGTCGTCGCGGCCTGGAACAGGATATGCAACAGATTGAGAAATATGAAATCCCCGAGATAGATCTGGTTATTGTTGATTTGTATCCGTTTGAAGCTACCGTAGCTTCCGGTGCATCTGAAGCAGACATTATTGAAAAAATCGATATAGGCGGAATCTCATTGATTCGCGCCGCAGCCAAGAACTACAACGATGTAATCATCGTAGCTTCTCAAGCTCAATACAAACCATTGCTGGATATGTTGATGGAGCACGGCGCTACTTCTTCACTTGAAGAACGCCGTTGGATGGCTAAAGAAGCATTTGCCGTTTCTTCTCACTACGATTCGGCTATTTTCAACTATTTCGATGCCGGCGAAGGTTCTGCCTTCCGTTGCTCTGTTAATAGCCAGAAGCAACTTCGTTACGGTGAAAACCCACATCAGAAAGGTTATTTCTACGGAAATCTGGAAGCAATGTTCGACCAGATTCACGGGAAAGAAATCTCTTATAACAATCTTCTCGACATCAACGCAGCCGTTGACCTGATCGATGAATTCGATGACCTCACTTTCGCAATCCTGAAACATAACAACGCTTGCGGATTAGCTTCCCGTGCTACAGTTTTGGAAGCTTGGAAAGACGCATTGGCCGGTGATCCGGTTTCTGCTTTCGGCGGTGTGTTGATTACGAATGGTGTCATCGACAAAGAAGCAGCGGAAGAAATCAACAAGATTTTCTTCGAAGTGATTATCGCGCCGGATTATGATGTGGATGCACTCGAAATCCTGGGACAGAAAAAGAACCGCATCATCCTCGTTCGTAAGGAAGCTAAATTGCCTAAGAAACAATTCCGAGCTTTGCTGAATGGCGTATTGGTGCAGGATAAAGATACTAATATTGAAACGGTAGCCGACCTGAAAACCGTGACAGACAAAGCTCCTACTCCGGAAGAAGTGGAAGATATGTTGTTTGCCAACAAAATTGTGAAGAACAGCAAGTCAAATGCCATCGTGTTGGCAAAGGATAAGCAACTTCTTGCAAGCGGTGTAGGACAGACCTCGCGTGTAGACGCATTGAAACAAGCAATTGAAAAAGCCAAATCATTCGGTTTCGACCTGAATGGTGCAGTTATGGCTTCCGATGCTTTCTTCCCGTTCCCCGATTGTGTGGAAATTGCAGATCAGGAAGGTATTACGGCTGTTATCCAACCGGGAGGTTCGGTAAAAGACGATTTATCTTTTGCTTATTGCAACGAGCATGGTATGGCGATGGTGACTACCGGTATCCGTCATTTTAAACACTAA
- the mreD gene encoding rod shape-determining protein MreD codes for MIITYIHKIGWFIGLVLLQVLILNSVHIAGYATPFLYIYFILKFSSGTSRNELMLWAFFFGLTIDIFSDTPGMNAAATVLLAFLRPSLLRLFTPRDNPDSFIPSFKTMGISPFLKYTTASVFVHSLALLSIEFFSFTSIWLLLLRVLLCTILTVTCIIAIEGIKK; via the coding sequence ATGATTATTACTTATATACATAAAATCGGGTGGTTTATCGGCTTGGTACTTCTTCAGGTGTTAATCCTCAATAGTGTGCATATTGCTGGCTATGCTACTCCTTTTCTCTATATCTATTTTATTCTGAAATTCAGTTCCGGCACTTCCCGGAATGAGCTGATGTTGTGGGCTTTTTTCTTCGGGCTGACCATTGATATATTCTCCGATACTCCGGGAATGAATGCGGCGGCTACCGTGCTGCTAGCCTTTCTTCGTCCCTCTTTACTTCGTCTGTTCACGCCCCGTGATAATCCGGACAGCTTTATTCCCTCTTTTAAGACGATGGGAATCAGTCCTTTCTTAAAATATACCACTGCAAGTGTTTTTGTGCACAGCCTGGCATTACTCTCCATTGAGTTCTTCTCATTTACCAGCATTTGGCTGTTATTGCTGCGAGTGCTTCTTTGCACTATTCTGACTGTAACCTGTATCATAGCTATAGAAGGGATTAAAAAGTAA